One part of the Myxococcales bacterium genome encodes these proteins:
- a CDS encoding GrpB family protein produces the protein MIADLEREPVFIVPYDPEWAMWFTAERERLLIILGSRAASIEHIGSTAVPGLSAKPIIDILLCVGDMSDRSSIISPLVAAGYAYVPEYEETLPERLFFYRRQPWACHVHLVRTDSDFRQRHLLFRDYLLIHPEACAAYARLKEDLAKRFRHDRRAYTDGKNEFIRALEIAAAAERSRGLTGC, from the coding sequence ATGATCGCGGATCTGGAGCGCGAGCCGGTTTTCATCGTGCCGTACGATCCGGAATGGGCGATGTGGTTTACGGCGGAACGTGAGCGACTGCTCATTATTCTTGGATCGCGCGCCGCGTCCATCGAACATATCGGAAGTACGGCCGTCCCGGGTCTGAGCGCGAAACCGATCATCGACATTCTGCTCTGTGTCGGCGATATGAGCGACCGCTCATCTATTATTTCTCCTTTAGTCGCGGCGGGTTACGCCTATGTCCCGGAGTACGAGGAAACACTTCCCGAGCGGCTGTTTTTCTACCGCCGACAGCCATGGGCGTGCCATGTGCACCTGGTGCGGACCGATTCCGATTTCCGTCAAAGGCATTTGCTGTTTCGTGATTATTTGTTGATTCACCCAGAAGCCTGCGCCGCCTATGCGCGCTTGAAGGAAGACCTGGCGAAACGCTTTCGCCACGATCGCCGGGCTTACACGGACGGGAAAAACGAATTCATTCGCGCGTTGGAAATAGCAGCGGCAGCGGAGCGTTCGCGCGGTCTGACAGGCTGTTGA
- a CDS encoding CRTAC1 family protein, translating into MRLFTLAIGVIFLLLGASASADEVTIQYDDGTAEGQLQGLVTGDIEAFRLSTDHPATLLRLQLQLDGGDLGGDTEVHLWSEYGGNNLDLDGDLITPIALSVAPGVDWYEFDVSAAAIEIEPWWNFHVGIVHLQDGEPLVPLDTDTITPEIRTEYYSVADDTWYYAGTDAGSYAYMIRAVVDYHDQIDPADKPFQDDTDAAGLPRTNARPAWADYDNDGDPDLLLAGSLLYRNNGDGTFTDVTEAAGLAGLPGSGGLWADFDNDGNLDIYVATSAYEVYYNHILRNNGDGTFADITLTAFGGEELLNYESTEGLGLGDYDRDGYVDVYAGAYERESLGACPFDKFFRNNGDLTFVDRTADLGFKDDMFQCARGVQWIDFDNDGDADIHVSNYRLDPNFLWVNPGDGGKFVNEAEERGLAGDTTGDPVYYGHTIGSAWGDLDLDGDFDVVDANLAHPRFIDFSDKTQVLLSNGAPDFGFADVRGDVGVRYIETHSNPNLIDVDNDGDLDLYITDVYVGYKSQLYLNRLVEEGSLRFELYNYQGGILVDNGWGSAWADYDGDGDLDLYSYGLWRNDFPAGNWLKVKAVGQKANRAAIGARLTLEANGKTYLREIQAGSGTTTQDDLIAHFGLNEATVVDRLTVAFPGGSTEVLEDIPVNQTITVTDTAAPDADDDDDNDSHDDDQSPGPSGDDDDNDDDDSGCGC; encoded by the coding sequence CGCTGCTGCGCCTGCAATTGCAACTGGACGGCGGCGACCTCGGCGGCGATACGGAAGTGCATCTTTGGAGCGAGTACGGCGGCAACAACCTCGACCTCGACGGCGATCTGATCACGCCGATCGCCCTGTCCGTCGCACCGGGCGTCGACTGGTACGAGTTCGACGTTTCCGCCGCGGCGATCGAAATCGAGCCCTGGTGGAATTTCCATGTCGGCATCGTGCATCTGCAGGACGGCGAACCGCTGGTGCCGTTGGACACCGACACCATCACTCCGGAAATCCGCACCGAGTACTACAGCGTCGCCGACGACACCTGGTATTACGCCGGCACCGACGCGGGCTCCTACGCCTATATGATTCGCGCCGTGGTCGACTATCACGACCAGATCGACCCGGCCGACAAGCCGTTTCAGGATGACACCGACGCCGCGGGGTTGCCGCGCACCAACGCCCGGCCGGCCTGGGCCGACTACGACAACGACGGCGATCCCGATCTGCTGCTCGCCGGCAGCCTGCTGTATCGCAACAACGGTGACGGTACCTTCACCGACGTAACCGAGGCCGCCGGGTTGGCGGGCCTGCCCGGCAGCGGCGGCCTGTGGGCCGATTTCGACAACGACGGCAACCTGGACATTTACGTGGCCACTTCCGCCTACGAGGTCTATTACAACCACATCCTGCGCAACAACGGCGACGGCACCTTTGCCGACATCACGTTGACGGCCTTCGGCGGCGAGGAACTGCTGAATTACGAATCGACCGAGGGCCTCGGGCTGGGCGACTACGACCGCGACGGCTACGTGGACGTCTACGCCGGCGCCTACGAGCGGGAAAGCCTGGGCGCGTGCCCCTTCGACAAATTTTTCCGCAACAATGGCGATCTGACGTTCGTCGATCGCACGGCCGACCTGGGTTTCAAGGACGACATGTTCCAGTGCGCGCGCGGCGTGCAATGGATCGACTTCGACAACGACGGCGACGCGGACATCCACGTGAGCAACTACCGGCTCGATCCGAATTTCCTGTGGGTCAATCCGGGCGACGGCGGCAAGTTCGTCAACGAGGCCGAGGAACGCGGGTTGGCCGGCGACACCACGGGCGATCCGGTTTATTACGGCCACACGATCGGTTCGGCCTGGGGCGACCTGGACCTCGACGGCGATTTCGACGTCGTCGACGCCAACCTGGCGCATCCGCGGTTCATCGATTTTTCCGATAAGACCCAGGTGCTGCTGTCGAACGGCGCGCCCGACTTCGGCTTCGCCGACGTACGCGGAGATGTCGGCGTCCGCTACATCGAAACCCACTCCAACCCGAACCTGATCGACGTGGACAACGACGGCGACCTCGACCTGTACATCACCGACGTTTACGTGGGCTACAAAAGCCAGTTGTATTTGAACCGCCTCGTCGAGGAAGGATCGTTGCGTTTCGAATTGTACAACTACCAGGGCGGCATTCTGGTCGACAACGGCTGGGGCAGCGCCTGGGCCGATTACGACGGCGACGGCGACCTGGATTTGTACTCCTACGGCCTCTGGCGCAACGATTTTCCGGCCGGCAACTGGCTAAAGGTCAAGGCGGTGGGGCAGAAGGCGAACCGGGCGGCCATCGGCGCGCGCCTGACCCTGGAGGCGAACGGCAAAACCTATTTGCGCGAAATCCAGGCCGGCAGCGGCACCACCACCCAAGACGACTTGATTGCGCACTTCGGCTTGAACGAGGCGACCGTGGTCGACCGGTTGACGGTGGCTTTCCCCGGCGGCAGCACCGAAGTGCTGGAAGACATCCCCGTCAATCAAACCATCACGGTGACCGATACGGCCGCGCCGGACGCCGATGACGACGACGACAACGACAGCCACGACGACGATCAAAGCCCCGGCCCGTCCGGTGACGATGACGACAACGACGACGACGATTCCGGTTGCGGTTGTTGA